The following are encoded in a window of Echeneis naucrates chromosome 19, fEcheNa1.1, whole genome shotgun sequence genomic DNA:
- the fbxo11b gene encoding F-box only protein 11 isoform X4 produces the protein MNSVRATNRRPRRVSRPRPVQPERNNGDRDEEAPAAAAAEMAIEESGPGAQNSPYQLRRKTLLPKRTAAASATASACPSKSPMEGASTSSTEAFGHRAKRARVSAPAEQYLQQKLPDEVVLKIFSYLLEQDLCQAACVCKRFSQLANDPILWKRLYMEVFEYTRPMMHPEPGRFYQVSPEEHEHPNPWKESFQQLYKGAHVKPGFAEHFYSNPGRYKGRENMLYYDTIEDALGGVQEAHFDGLIFVHSGIYTDEWIYIESPITMIGAAPGKVADKVVIENTRDSTFVFMEGSEDAYVGYMTIKFNPDDKSAQHHNAHHCLEITVNCSPNIDHCIIRSTCTVGSAVCVSGQGACPTIKHCNISDCENVGLYITDHAQGIYEDNEISNNALAGIWVKNHGNPIIRRNHIHHGRDVGVFTFDHGMGYFENCNIHRNRIAGFEVKAYANPTVVRCEIHHGQTGGIYVHEKGRGQFIENKIYANNFAGVWITSNSDPTIRGNAIFNGNQGGVYIFGDGRGLIESNDIYGNALAGIQIRTNSCPIVRHNKIHDGQHGGIYVHEKGQGVIEENEVYSNTLAGVWVTTGSTPVLRKNRIHSGKQVGVYFYDNGHGVLEDNDIYNHMYSGVQIRTGSNPKIRRNKIWGGQNGGILVYNSGLGFIEDNEIFDNAMAGVWIKTDSNPTLRRNKIHDGRDGGICIFNGGRGLLEENDIFRNAQAGVLISTNSHPILRKNRIFDGFAAGIEITNHATATLEGNQIFNNRFGGLFLASGVNVTMKDNKIMNNQDAIEKAVSRGQCLYKISSYTSYPMHDFYRCHTCNTTDRNAICVNCIKKCHQGHDVEFIRHDRFFCDCGAGTLSNPCTLAGEPTHDTDTLYDSAPPIESNTLQHN, from the exons ATGAACTCCGTCAGAGCCACCAACAGGAGACCCAGGCGAGTGTCGAGGCCGCGCCCGGTGCAGCCCGAACGGAACAACGGGGACAGAG ATGAAGaggctcctgcagcagctgcagcagagatggcTATTGAGGAATCTGGTCCAGGAGCTCAGAACAGTCCCTATCAGCTTCGACGCAAAACCCTGCTTCCCAAGAGAACCGCTGCTGCCTCTGCCACCGCCTCTGCCTGCCCCAGCAAGAGTCCAATGGAG GGAGCATCCACTTCATCAACAGAGGCCTTTGGCCATCGAGCCAAGCGGGCACGAGTGTCCG CCCCAGCAGAGCAATATCTGCAACAGAAGCTTCCAGATGAGGTCGTTTTGAAGATCTTCTCCTACTTATTGGAACAGGACCTCTGTCAGGCAGCTTGTGTCTGCAAGAGGTTCAGCCAGCTAGCCAACGACCCAATCCTATG GAAACGTCTATATATGGAGGTCTTTGAGTACACACGTCCCATGATGCACCCTGAGCCAGGCAGATTCTACCAGGTCAGCCCTGAGGAGCATGAACACCCAAACCCATGGAAGGAGAGCTTCCAACAGCTG TACAAAGGTGCCCATGTAAAACCAGGCTTCGCTGAGCACTTCTACAGTAACCCTGGCAGatacaaaggcagagagaacaTGCTT TACTACGACACCATTGAGGATGCTCTGGGTGGGGTCCAGGAGGCCCACTTTGACGGACTAATCTTTGTTCACTCTGGCATCTACACAGACGAGTGGATTTATATAGAGTCCCCCATCACTATGATTGGTGCAG CTCCTGGTAAAGTAGCCGACAAGGTGGTGATAGAGAATACCCGAGACTCTACGTTTGTCTTCATGGAGGGCTCAGAGGATGCCTATGTGGGATACATGACCATCAAG tTTAATCCCGATGATAAATCTGCGCAGCACCACAACGCCCACCACTGTCTGGAGATCACAGTCAACTGCAGTCCAAACATTGACCACTGCATCATCCGCTCCACGTGCACAG TGGGTTCGGCTGTATGTGTGAGCGGCCAGGGAGCATGTCCAACCATCAAACACTGCAACATCAGTGACTGTGAGAACGTCGGGCTGTACATTACAGACCATGCgcag GGAATTTATGAGGACaatgaaatcagcaacaatGCGCTAGCGGGAATATGGGTGAAAAATCACGGCAATCCCATCATTAGACGTAATCACATCCACCACGGACGAGATGTTGGCGTGTTCACTTTTGATCACGGCATG gGTTACTTTGAGAACTGTAACATCCACAGAAACCGTATAGCAGGCTTTGAGGTGAAGGCCTACGCTAACCCCACAGTGGTCCGATGTGAGATCCATCATGGCCAAACGGGAGGCATCTACGTCCATGAGAAGGGGCGGGGACAATTTATAGAGAACAAAATCTATGCTAATAACTTTGCTGGTGTTTGGATCACATCCAACAGTGACCCAACGATACG GGGGAATGCTATATTCAATGGTAACCAAGGAGGGGTGTACATATTTGGAGATGGCCGAGGTTTGATAGAGAGTAACGATATCTATGGTAACGCCTTGGCGGGAATCCAGATCCGAACCAACAGCTGCCCCATTGTACGGCACAACAAGATCCATGATGGACAGCATGGAGGGATCTATGTG CATGAGAAAGGCCAGGGGGTGATTGAGGAGAATGAGGTTTACAGCAACACACTGGCGGGAGTCTGGGTGACCACAGGCAGCACCCCTGTCCTCCGCAAGAACCGCATACACAGCGGCAAACAG gttGGTGTATATTTCTACGACAACGGGCATGGTGTGTTGGAAGATAATGACATCTACAATCACATGTACTCTGGTGTACaaataag GACGGGGAGCAACCCGAAGATTAGACGCAACAAGATATGGGGAGGCCAGAATGGAGGAATTTTAGTCTACAACTCcg GTCTGGGCTTCATCGAGGATAACGAGATCTTTGACAATGCCATGGCGGGGGTATGGATCAAAACGGACAGCAACCCCACACTGCGAAGAAACAAGATTCATGACGGCAGAGATGGCGGCATCTGCATTTTCAATGGAGGCCGAG GTCTGCTGGAAGAGAATGATATCTTCAGGAATGCTCAGGCTGGAGTGCTGATCAGCACCAACAGCCACCCAATTCTTCGCAAAAACCGCATTTTTGACGGCTTTGCAGCTG GTATTGAAATCACTAACCATGCCACAGCCACGCTGGAGGGAAACCAGATCTTCAACAATCGCTTCGGAGGCCTGTTTCTGGCCTCTGGAGTCAATGTCACCATGAAAG ATAATAAGATTATGAACAACCAAGATGCCATTGAGAAGGCGGTGAGCAGAGGACAGTGTCTCTACAAGATCTCCAGCTACACCAGTTATCCCATGCATGACTTCTACAG atgTCACACCTGCAATACAACAGATCGAAACGCCATCTGTGTTAACTGCATCAAAAAATGCCACCAAGGGCATGATGTGGAGTTTATACGGCACGATCG GTTTTTTTGTGACTGCGGAGCAGGAACGTTGTCCAACCCGTGCACGCTGGCTGGAGAGCCCACACACGACACAGACACTCTGTATGACTCGGCGCCGCCCATCGAGTCCAACACGCTGCAACATAACTGA
- the fbxo11b gene encoding F-box only protein 11 isoform X3 has product MNSVRATNRRPRRVSRPRPVQPERNNGDRDEEAPAAAAAEMAIEESGPGAQNSPYQLRRKTLLPKRTAAASATASACPSKSPMEGASTSSTEAFGHRAKRARVSAAPAEQYLQQKLPDEVVLKIFSYLLEQDLCQAACVCKRFSQLANDPILWKRLYMEVFEYTRPMMHPEPGRFYQVSPEEHEHPNPWKESFQQLYKGAHVKPGFAEHFYSNPGRYKGRENMLYYDTIEDALGGVQEAHFDGLIFVHSGIYTDEWIYIESPITMIGAAPGKVADKVVIENTRDSTFVFMEGSEDAYVGYMTIKFNPDDKSAQHHNAHHCLEITVNCSPNIDHCIIRSTCTVGSAVCVSGQGACPTIKHCNISDCENVGLYITDHAQGIYEDNEISNNALAGIWVKNHGNPIIRRNHIHHGRDVGVFTFDHGMGYFENCNIHRNRIAGFEVKAYANPTVVRCEIHHGQTGGIYVHEKGRGQFIENKIYANNFAGVWITSNSDPTIRGNAIFNGNQGGVYIFGDGRGLIESNDIYGNALAGIQIRTNSCPIVRHNKIHDGQHGGIYVHEKGQGVIEENEVYSNTLAGVWVTTGSTPVLRKNRIHSGKQVGVYFYDNGHGVLEDNDIYNHMYSGVQIRTGSNPKIRRNKIWGGQNGGILVYNSGLGFIEDNEIFDNAMAGVWIKTDSNPTLRRNKIHDGRDGGICIFNGGRGLLEENDIFRNAQAGVLISTNSHPILRKNRIFDGFAAGIEITNHATATLEGNQIFNNRFGGLFLASGVNVTMKDNKIMNNQDAIEKAVSRGQCLYKISSYTSYPMHDFYRCHTCNTTDRNAICVNCIKKCHQGHDVEFIRHDRFFCDCGAGTLSNPCTLAGEPTHDTDTLYDSAPPIESNTLQHN; this is encoded by the exons ATGAACTCCGTCAGAGCCACCAACAGGAGACCCAGGCGAGTGTCGAGGCCGCGCCCGGTGCAGCCCGAACGGAACAACGGGGACAGAG ATGAAGaggctcctgcagcagctgcagcagagatggcTATTGAGGAATCTGGTCCAGGAGCTCAGAACAGTCCCTATCAGCTTCGACGCAAAACCCTGCTTCCCAAGAGAACCGCTGCTGCCTCTGCCACCGCCTCTGCCTGCCCCAGCAAGAGTCCAATGGAG GGAGCATCCACTTCATCAACAGAGGCCTTTGGCCATCGAGCCAAGCGGGCACGAGTGTCCG caGCCCCAGCAGAGCAATATCTGCAACAGAAGCTTCCAGATGAGGTCGTTTTGAAGATCTTCTCCTACTTATTGGAACAGGACCTCTGTCAGGCAGCTTGTGTCTGCAAGAGGTTCAGCCAGCTAGCCAACGACCCAATCCTATG GAAACGTCTATATATGGAGGTCTTTGAGTACACACGTCCCATGATGCACCCTGAGCCAGGCAGATTCTACCAGGTCAGCCCTGAGGAGCATGAACACCCAAACCCATGGAAGGAGAGCTTCCAACAGCTG TACAAAGGTGCCCATGTAAAACCAGGCTTCGCTGAGCACTTCTACAGTAACCCTGGCAGatacaaaggcagagagaacaTGCTT TACTACGACACCATTGAGGATGCTCTGGGTGGGGTCCAGGAGGCCCACTTTGACGGACTAATCTTTGTTCACTCTGGCATCTACACAGACGAGTGGATTTATATAGAGTCCCCCATCACTATGATTGGTGCAG CTCCTGGTAAAGTAGCCGACAAGGTGGTGATAGAGAATACCCGAGACTCTACGTTTGTCTTCATGGAGGGCTCAGAGGATGCCTATGTGGGATACATGACCATCAAG tTTAATCCCGATGATAAATCTGCGCAGCACCACAACGCCCACCACTGTCTGGAGATCACAGTCAACTGCAGTCCAAACATTGACCACTGCATCATCCGCTCCACGTGCACAG TGGGTTCGGCTGTATGTGTGAGCGGCCAGGGAGCATGTCCAACCATCAAACACTGCAACATCAGTGACTGTGAGAACGTCGGGCTGTACATTACAGACCATGCgcag GGAATTTATGAGGACaatgaaatcagcaacaatGCGCTAGCGGGAATATGGGTGAAAAATCACGGCAATCCCATCATTAGACGTAATCACATCCACCACGGACGAGATGTTGGCGTGTTCACTTTTGATCACGGCATG gGTTACTTTGAGAACTGTAACATCCACAGAAACCGTATAGCAGGCTTTGAGGTGAAGGCCTACGCTAACCCCACAGTGGTCCGATGTGAGATCCATCATGGCCAAACGGGAGGCATCTACGTCCATGAGAAGGGGCGGGGACAATTTATAGAGAACAAAATCTATGCTAATAACTTTGCTGGTGTTTGGATCACATCCAACAGTGACCCAACGATACG GGGGAATGCTATATTCAATGGTAACCAAGGAGGGGTGTACATATTTGGAGATGGCCGAGGTTTGATAGAGAGTAACGATATCTATGGTAACGCCTTGGCGGGAATCCAGATCCGAACCAACAGCTGCCCCATTGTACGGCACAACAAGATCCATGATGGACAGCATGGAGGGATCTATGTG CATGAGAAAGGCCAGGGGGTGATTGAGGAGAATGAGGTTTACAGCAACACACTGGCGGGAGTCTGGGTGACCACAGGCAGCACCCCTGTCCTCCGCAAGAACCGCATACACAGCGGCAAACAG gttGGTGTATATTTCTACGACAACGGGCATGGTGTGTTGGAAGATAATGACATCTACAATCACATGTACTCTGGTGTACaaataag GACGGGGAGCAACCCGAAGATTAGACGCAACAAGATATGGGGAGGCCAGAATGGAGGAATTTTAGTCTACAACTCcg GTCTGGGCTTCATCGAGGATAACGAGATCTTTGACAATGCCATGGCGGGGGTATGGATCAAAACGGACAGCAACCCCACACTGCGAAGAAACAAGATTCATGACGGCAGAGATGGCGGCATCTGCATTTTCAATGGAGGCCGAG GTCTGCTGGAAGAGAATGATATCTTCAGGAATGCTCAGGCTGGAGTGCTGATCAGCACCAACAGCCACCCAATTCTTCGCAAAAACCGCATTTTTGACGGCTTTGCAGCTG GTATTGAAATCACTAACCATGCCACAGCCACGCTGGAGGGAAACCAGATCTTCAACAATCGCTTCGGAGGCCTGTTTCTGGCCTCTGGAGTCAATGTCACCATGAAAG ATAATAAGATTATGAACAACCAAGATGCCATTGAGAAGGCGGTGAGCAGAGGACAGTGTCTCTACAAGATCTCCAGCTACACCAGTTATCCCATGCATGACTTCTACAG atgTCACACCTGCAATACAACAGATCGAAACGCCATCTGTGTTAACTGCATCAAAAAATGCCACCAAGGGCATGATGTGGAGTTTATACGGCACGATCG GTTTTTTTGTGACTGCGGAGCAGGAACGTTGTCCAACCCGTGCACGCTGGCTGGAGAGCCCACACACGACACAGACACTCTGTATGACTCGGCGCCGCCCATCGAGTCCAACACGCTGCAACATAACTGA
- the fbxo11b gene encoding F-box only protein 11 isoform X2: MNSVRATNRRPRRVSRPRPVQPERNNGDRDEEAPAAAAAEMAIEESGPGAQNSPYQLRRKTLLPKRTAAASATASACPSKSPMEGASTSSTEAFGHRAKRARVSGKSHDLPAPAEQYLQQKLPDEVVLKIFSYLLEQDLCQAACVCKRFSQLANDPILWKRLYMEVFEYTRPMMHPEPGRFYQVSPEEHEHPNPWKESFQQLYKGAHVKPGFAEHFYSNPGRYKGRENMLYYDTIEDALGGVQEAHFDGLIFVHSGIYTDEWIYIESPITMIGAAPGKVADKVVIENTRDSTFVFMEGSEDAYVGYMTIKFNPDDKSAQHHNAHHCLEITVNCSPNIDHCIIRSTCTVGSAVCVSGQGACPTIKHCNISDCENVGLYITDHAQGIYEDNEISNNALAGIWVKNHGNPIIRRNHIHHGRDVGVFTFDHGMGYFENCNIHRNRIAGFEVKAYANPTVVRCEIHHGQTGGIYVHEKGRGQFIENKIYANNFAGVWITSNSDPTIRGNAIFNGNQGGVYIFGDGRGLIESNDIYGNALAGIQIRTNSCPIVRHNKIHDGQHGGIYVHEKGQGVIEENEVYSNTLAGVWVTTGSTPVLRKNRIHSGKQVGVYFYDNGHGVLEDNDIYNHMYSGVQIRTGSNPKIRRNKIWGGQNGGILVYNSGLGFIEDNEIFDNAMAGVWIKTDSNPTLRRNKIHDGRDGGICIFNGGRGLLEENDIFRNAQAGVLISTNSHPILRKNRIFDGFAAGIEITNHATATLEGNQIFNNRFGGLFLASGVNVTMKDNKIMNNQDAIEKAVSRGQCLYKISSYTSYPMHDFYRCHTCNTTDRNAICVNCIKKCHQGHDVEFIRHDRFFCDCGAGTLSNPCTLAGEPTHDTDTLYDSAPPIESNTLQHN; the protein is encoded by the exons ATGAACTCCGTCAGAGCCACCAACAGGAGACCCAGGCGAGTGTCGAGGCCGCGCCCGGTGCAGCCCGAACGGAACAACGGGGACAGAG ATGAAGaggctcctgcagcagctgcagcagagatggcTATTGAGGAATCTGGTCCAGGAGCTCAGAACAGTCCCTATCAGCTTCGACGCAAAACCCTGCTTCCCAAGAGAACCGCTGCTGCCTCTGCCACCGCCTCTGCCTGCCCCAGCAAGAGTCCAATGGAG GGAGCATCCACTTCATCAACAGAGGCCTTTGGCCATCGAGCCAAGCGGGCACGAGTGTCCGGTAAGAGCCACGACCTGCCAG CCCCAGCAGAGCAATATCTGCAACAGAAGCTTCCAGATGAGGTCGTTTTGAAGATCTTCTCCTACTTATTGGAACAGGACCTCTGTCAGGCAGCTTGTGTCTGCAAGAGGTTCAGCCAGCTAGCCAACGACCCAATCCTATG GAAACGTCTATATATGGAGGTCTTTGAGTACACACGTCCCATGATGCACCCTGAGCCAGGCAGATTCTACCAGGTCAGCCCTGAGGAGCATGAACACCCAAACCCATGGAAGGAGAGCTTCCAACAGCTG TACAAAGGTGCCCATGTAAAACCAGGCTTCGCTGAGCACTTCTACAGTAACCCTGGCAGatacaaaggcagagagaacaTGCTT TACTACGACACCATTGAGGATGCTCTGGGTGGGGTCCAGGAGGCCCACTTTGACGGACTAATCTTTGTTCACTCTGGCATCTACACAGACGAGTGGATTTATATAGAGTCCCCCATCACTATGATTGGTGCAG CTCCTGGTAAAGTAGCCGACAAGGTGGTGATAGAGAATACCCGAGACTCTACGTTTGTCTTCATGGAGGGCTCAGAGGATGCCTATGTGGGATACATGACCATCAAG tTTAATCCCGATGATAAATCTGCGCAGCACCACAACGCCCACCACTGTCTGGAGATCACAGTCAACTGCAGTCCAAACATTGACCACTGCATCATCCGCTCCACGTGCACAG TGGGTTCGGCTGTATGTGTGAGCGGCCAGGGAGCATGTCCAACCATCAAACACTGCAACATCAGTGACTGTGAGAACGTCGGGCTGTACATTACAGACCATGCgcag GGAATTTATGAGGACaatgaaatcagcaacaatGCGCTAGCGGGAATATGGGTGAAAAATCACGGCAATCCCATCATTAGACGTAATCACATCCACCACGGACGAGATGTTGGCGTGTTCACTTTTGATCACGGCATG gGTTACTTTGAGAACTGTAACATCCACAGAAACCGTATAGCAGGCTTTGAGGTGAAGGCCTACGCTAACCCCACAGTGGTCCGATGTGAGATCCATCATGGCCAAACGGGAGGCATCTACGTCCATGAGAAGGGGCGGGGACAATTTATAGAGAACAAAATCTATGCTAATAACTTTGCTGGTGTTTGGATCACATCCAACAGTGACCCAACGATACG GGGGAATGCTATATTCAATGGTAACCAAGGAGGGGTGTACATATTTGGAGATGGCCGAGGTTTGATAGAGAGTAACGATATCTATGGTAACGCCTTGGCGGGAATCCAGATCCGAACCAACAGCTGCCCCATTGTACGGCACAACAAGATCCATGATGGACAGCATGGAGGGATCTATGTG CATGAGAAAGGCCAGGGGGTGATTGAGGAGAATGAGGTTTACAGCAACACACTGGCGGGAGTCTGGGTGACCACAGGCAGCACCCCTGTCCTCCGCAAGAACCGCATACACAGCGGCAAACAG gttGGTGTATATTTCTACGACAACGGGCATGGTGTGTTGGAAGATAATGACATCTACAATCACATGTACTCTGGTGTACaaataag GACGGGGAGCAACCCGAAGATTAGACGCAACAAGATATGGGGAGGCCAGAATGGAGGAATTTTAGTCTACAACTCcg GTCTGGGCTTCATCGAGGATAACGAGATCTTTGACAATGCCATGGCGGGGGTATGGATCAAAACGGACAGCAACCCCACACTGCGAAGAAACAAGATTCATGACGGCAGAGATGGCGGCATCTGCATTTTCAATGGAGGCCGAG GTCTGCTGGAAGAGAATGATATCTTCAGGAATGCTCAGGCTGGAGTGCTGATCAGCACCAACAGCCACCCAATTCTTCGCAAAAACCGCATTTTTGACGGCTTTGCAGCTG GTATTGAAATCACTAACCATGCCACAGCCACGCTGGAGGGAAACCAGATCTTCAACAATCGCTTCGGAGGCCTGTTTCTGGCCTCTGGAGTCAATGTCACCATGAAAG ATAATAAGATTATGAACAACCAAGATGCCATTGAGAAGGCGGTGAGCAGAGGACAGTGTCTCTACAAGATCTCCAGCTACACCAGTTATCCCATGCATGACTTCTACAG atgTCACACCTGCAATACAACAGATCGAAACGCCATCTGTGTTAACTGCATCAAAAAATGCCACCAAGGGCATGATGTGGAGTTTATACGGCACGATCG GTTTTTTTGTGACTGCGGAGCAGGAACGTTGTCCAACCCGTGCACGCTGGCTGGAGAGCCCACACACGACACAGACACTCTGTATGACTCGGCGCCGCCCATCGAGTCCAACACGCTGCAACATAACTGA
- the fbxo11b gene encoding F-box only protein 11 isoform X1, producing MNSVRATNRRPRRVSRPRPVQPERNNGDRDEEAPAAAAAEMAIEESGPGAQNSPYQLRRKTLLPKRTAAASATASACPSKSPMEGASTSSTEAFGHRAKRARVSGKSHDLPAAPAEQYLQQKLPDEVVLKIFSYLLEQDLCQAACVCKRFSQLANDPILWKRLYMEVFEYTRPMMHPEPGRFYQVSPEEHEHPNPWKESFQQLYKGAHVKPGFAEHFYSNPGRYKGRENMLYYDTIEDALGGVQEAHFDGLIFVHSGIYTDEWIYIESPITMIGAAPGKVADKVVIENTRDSTFVFMEGSEDAYVGYMTIKFNPDDKSAQHHNAHHCLEITVNCSPNIDHCIIRSTCTVGSAVCVSGQGACPTIKHCNISDCENVGLYITDHAQGIYEDNEISNNALAGIWVKNHGNPIIRRNHIHHGRDVGVFTFDHGMGYFENCNIHRNRIAGFEVKAYANPTVVRCEIHHGQTGGIYVHEKGRGQFIENKIYANNFAGVWITSNSDPTIRGNAIFNGNQGGVYIFGDGRGLIESNDIYGNALAGIQIRTNSCPIVRHNKIHDGQHGGIYVHEKGQGVIEENEVYSNTLAGVWVTTGSTPVLRKNRIHSGKQVGVYFYDNGHGVLEDNDIYNHMYSGVQIRTGSNPKIRRNKIWGGQNGGILVYNSGLGFIEDNEIFDNAMAGVWIKTDSNPTLRRNKIHDGRDGGICIFNGGRGLLEENDIFRNAQAGVLISTNSHPILRKNRIFDGFAAGIEITNHATATLEGNQIFNNRFGGLFLASGVNVTMKDNKIMNNQDAIEKAVSRGQCLYKISSYTSYPMHDFYRCHTCNTTDRNAICVNCIKKCHQGHDVEFIRHDRFFCDCGAGTLSNPCTLAGEPTHDTDTLYDSAPPIESNTLQHN from the exons ATGAACTCCGTCAGAGCCACCAACAGGAGACCCAGGCGAGTGTCGAGGCCGCGCCCGGTGCAGCCCGAACGGAACAACGGGGACAGAG ATGAAGaggctcctgcagcagctgcagcagagatggcTATTGAGGAATCTGGTCCAGGAGCTCAGAACAGTCCCTATCAGCTTCGACGCAAAACCCTGCTTCCCAAGAGAACCGCTGCTGCCTCTGCCACCGCCTCTGCCTGCCCCAGCAAGAGTCCAATGGAG GGAGCATCCACTTCATCAACAGAGGCCTTTGGCCATCGAGCCAAGCGGGCACGAGTGTCCGGTAAGAGCCACGACCTGCCAG caGCCCCAGCAGAGCAATATCTGCAACAGAAGCTTCCAGATGAGGTCGTTTTGAAGATCTTCTCCTACTTATTGGAACAGGACCTCTGTCAGGCAGCTTGTGTCTGCAAGAGGTTCAGCCAGCTAGCCAACGACCCAATCCTATG GAAACGTCTATATATGGAGGTCTTTGAGTACACACGTCCCATGATGCACCCTGAGCCAGGCAGATTCTACCAGGTCAGCCCTGAGGAGCATGAACACCCAAACCCATGGAAGGAGAGCTTCCAACAGCTG TACAAAGGTGCCCATGTAAAACCAGGCTTCGCTGAGCACTTCTACAGTAACCCTGGCAGatacaaaggcagagagaacaTGCTT TACTACGACACCATTGAGGATGCTCTGGGTGGGGTCCAGGAGGCCCACTTTGACGGACTAATCTTTGTTCACTCTGGCATCTACACAGACGAGTGGATTTATATAGAGTCCCCCATCACTATGATTGGTGCAG CTCCTGGTAAAGTAGCCGACAAGGTGGTGATAGAGAATACCCGAGACTCTACGTTTGTCTTCATGGAGGGCTCAGAGGATGCCTATGTGGGATACATGACCATCAAG tTTAATCCCGATGATAAATCTGCGCAGCACCACAACGCCCACCACTGTCTGGAGATCACAGTCAACTGCAGTCCAAACATTGACCACTGCATCATCCGCTCCACGTGCACAG TGGGTTCGGCTGTATGTGTGAGCGGCCAGGGAGCATGTCCAACCATCAAACACTGCAACATCAGTGACTGTGAGAACGTCGGGCTGTACATTACAGACCATGCgcag GGAATTTATGAGGACaatgaaatcagcaacaatGCGCTAGCGGGAATATGGGTGAAAAATCACGGCAATCCCATCATTAGACGTAATCACATCCACCACGGACGAGATGTTGGCGTGTTCACTTTTGATCACGGCATG gGTTACTTTGAGAACTGTAACATCCACAGAAACCGTATAGCAGGCTTTGAGGTGAAGGCCTACGCTAACCCCACAGTGGTCCGATGTGAGATCCATCATGGCCAAACGGGAGGCATCTACGTCCATGAGAAGGGGCGGGGACAATTTATAGAGAACAAAATCTATGCTAATAACTTTGCTGGTGTTTGGATCACATCCAACAGTGACCCAACGATACG GGGGAATGCTATATTCAATGGTAACCAAGGAGGGGTGTACATATTTGGAGATGGCCGAGGTTTGATAGAGAGTAACGATATCTATGGTAACGCCTTGGCGGGAATCCAGATCCGAACCAACAGCTGCCCCATTGTACGGCACAACAAGATCCATGATGGACAGCATGGAGGGATCTATGTG CATGAGAAAGGCCAGGGGGTGATTGAGGAGAATGAGGTTTACAGCAACACACTGGCGGGAGTCTGGGTGACCACAGGCAGCACCCCTGTCCTCCGCAAGAACCGCATACACAGCGGCAAACAG gttGGTGTATATTTCTACGACAACGGGCATGGTGTGTTGGAAGATAATGACATCTACAATCACATGTACTCTGGTGTACaaataag GACGGGGAGCAACCCGAAGATTAGACGCAACAAGATATGGGGAGGCCAGAATGGAGGAATTTTAGTCTACAACTCcg GTCTGGGCTTCATCGAGGATAACGAGATCTTTGACAATGCCATGGCGGGGGTATGGATCAAAACGGACAGCAACCCCACACTGCGAAGAAACAAGATTCATGACGGCAGAGATGGCGGCATCTGCATTTTCAATGGAGGCCGAG GTCTGCTGGAAGAGAATGATATCTTCAGGAATGCTCAGGCTGGAGTGCTGATCAGCACCAACAGCCACCCAATTCTTCGCAAAAACCGCATTTTTGACGGCTTTGCAGCTG GTATTGAAATCACTAACCATGCCACAGCCACGCTGGAGGGAAACCAGATCTTCAACAATCGCTTCGGAGGCCTGTTTCTGGCCTCTGGAGTCAATGTCACCATGAAAG ATAATAAGATTATGAACAACCAAGATGCCATTGAGAAGGCGGTGAGCAGAGGACAGTGTCTCTACAAGATCTCCAGCTACACCAGTTATCCCATGCATGACTTCTACAG atgTCACACCTGCAATACAACAGATCGAAACGCCATCTGTGTTAACTGCATCAAAAAATGCCACCAAGGGCATGATGTGGAGTTTATACGGCACGATCG GTTTTTTTGTGACTGCGGAGCAGGAACGTTGTCCAACCCGTGCACGCTGGCTGGAGAGCCCACACACGACACAGACACTCTGTATGACTCGGCGCCGCCCATCGAGTCCAACACGCTGCAACATAACTGA